From Prevotella melaninogenica, the proteins below share one genomic window:
- a CDS encoding smalltalk protein has translation MKHEKWKTIINVIISVLTAIATTLGMSSCL, from the coding sequence ATGAAACACGAAAAATGGAAAACAATCATTAATGTGATTATCTCTGTGCTCACTGCCATTGCTACAACGCTGGGTATGTCGAGCTGTTTGTAA
- the infC gene encoding translation initiation factor IF-3, whose amino-acid sequence MKNDKMKMKYRVNEQIRVREVRVVSDDGAEVMPTRKALELAQREGVDLVEISPNAQPPVCRIIDYSKFLYQQKKHQKEMKQKQVKQEVKEIRFGPQTDEHDYKFKLKHAQEFLNAGNKVRAYVFFRGRSILFKEQGEVLLLRFSNDLEELAKVEQLPKLEGKKMFLYLAPKKAGVAKKSQQKRDREEAEAGAKAGAEGVSEEPKTDGGLFANAKNGADALKKLNID is encoded by the coding sequence ATGAAGAATGACAAAATGAAAATGAAGTACCGCGTGAACGAGCAGATTCGCGTTCGGGAAGTACGTGTGGTAAGTGATGATGGAGCTGAGGTTATGCCTACGCGAAAAGCGTTGGAATTGGCTCAGAGAGAGGGAGTTGACCTTGTGGAGATTTCTCCTAACGCACAGCCACCGGTTTGTCGTATCATCGACTATTCTAAGTTCCTCTACCAGCAGAAGAAGCATCAGAAGGAGATGAAGCAGAAGCAGGTGAAGCAGGAGGTGAAGGAGATTCGTTTCGGTCCTCAGACGGATGAGCATGACTATAAGTTTAAGCTCAAGCATGCGCAGGAGTTCCTCAATGCAGGTAATAAGGTACGCGCATACGTGTTCTTCCGTGGTCGTTCGATTCTGTTTAAGGAGCAGGGCGAGGTGTTATTGCTTCGTTTCTCCAACGATCTTGAGGAGCTTGCAAAGGTAGAGCAGCTTCCGAAACTCGAAGGCAAGAAGATGTTCCTCTATCTTGCACCTAAGAAGGCAGGTGTTGCCAAGAAGAGTCAGCAGAAGCGCGACCGTGAGGAGGCAGAGGCTGGCGCAAAGGCAGGTGCTGAGGGTGTCAGCGAGGAGCCAAAGACGGATGGCGGCTTGTTCGCCAACGCTAAGAATGGTGCTGACGCATTGAAGAAACTGAATATTGACTAA
- the rpmI gene encoding 50S ribosomal protein L35 produces MPKQKTNSGAKKRFTFTGTGKIKRHHAYHSHILTKKTKKQKRNLVHQTLVDGTNLKQVRDLLNLR; encoded by the coding sequence ATGCCAAAACAGAAGACAAATTCCGGCGCGAAGAAGAGATTCACGTTCACCGGTACTGGTAAGATTAAACGTCATCACGCTTACCACAGTCACATTCTGACTAAGAAGACAAAGAAACAGAAGAGAAATCTTGTTCACCAGACGCTCGTGGATGGTACAAACTTGAAGCAGGTACGCGACTTGCTCAATCTCCGTTAA
- the rplT gene encoding 50S ribosomal protein L20 — translation MPRSVNHVASKAKRTRILKQTKGYYGARKNVWTVAKNTYEKGLTYAYRDRRNKKRNFRALWIQRINAAARLYDMSYSQLMGALHKAGIEINRKVLADLAANNQEAFKAIVDKVK, via the coding sequence ATGCCAAGATCAGTCAATCATGTTGCTTCAAAAGCAAAGAGAACAAGAATTCTGAAGCAGACTAAGGGTTACTATGGTGCCCGTAAAAATGTTTGGACGGTAGCAAAGAATACCTATGAGAAGGGTTTGACTTATGCTTATCGTGACCGTCGTAACAAGAAGCGTAACTTCCGCGCATTGTGGATTCAGCGTATCAATGCTGCTGCTCGTCTTTATGATATGAGCTACAGCCAGTTGATGGGTGCATTGCACAAGGCTGGTATCGAGATCAACCGTAAGGTGCTCGCTGACCTTGCTGCTAACAATCAGGAAGCTTTCAAGGCTATTGTTGACAAGGTAAAGTAA
- a CDS encoding STM3941 family protein codes for MNQTKKILAYLGCIAFTALGVWLLTVKDPTTSYPLWTIRVAGILSIIFFGGGGLFMAYKKVKLLINHKKEIEFTDRGISICGAEEILWNEIADFSLIRFKGNRLITIQMKDPEKVIANESSWIKRKTMEYNLKTINALYSFPAYMMDGRAEEALTLCRLNMVKHQKP; via the coding sequence ATGAATCAGACAAAGAAAATCCTTGCCTACTTAGGTTGTATCGCGTTTACCGCCTTGGGCGTATGGCTCCTTACCGTAAAAGACCCCACCACAAGTTATCCACTATGGACAATAAGAGTTGCTGGCATCCTCTCCATCATCTTCTTTGGTGGTGGCGGTTTGTTTATGGCTTATAAAAAGGTAAAACTTCTCATAAACCATAAGAAAGAAATAGAATTTACCGATAGAGGTATCTCTATCTGCGGAGCTGAGGAAATATTATGGAACGAGATAGCCGACTTCTCCCTAATACGTTTTAAAGGTAACAGGTTGATAACCATTCAGATGAAAGACCCTGAAAAGGTTATCGCAAACGAATCTTCATGGATAAAACGCAAGACAATGGAGTATAACCTCAAGACTATCAACGCCCTCTACTCCTTCCCTGCCTATATGATGGATGGGCGAGCTGAAGAAGCACTTACGCTATGCAGACTGAACATGGTAAAACATCAAAAGCCATAA
- a CDS encoding Tex family protein: protein MIRQTPYSKENEQKNNSEHSANRALPLSGEPEGASGASFISHSLSLPLQSVSAVLTLLNEGCTIPFISRYRKERTGGLDEVQITDISELYDRLKELGKRKETILKTIREQEKLTPELEARIHACMDSTELEDIYLPYKPKRRTRAQIAREQGLEPLALAIMREAQKPTAPSASSEPTVTDRREVKGGGAPPNLPERGGVPMRTRENKGTLNLPQHLSKELANLSLPLSGESEGALDIIAEIVSENQQARNTVRTAYQHGAVITSKVIKKMKDTDEAQKFADYFDFSEPLRRCNSHRLLAMRRGEAQGVLRVSITIDGEECISRLTRQFVRGHGVCQTLVTQVVEDSFKRLINPSIENEFAALSKERADEEAIKVFTENLRQLLLSPPLGQKRVLALDPGFANGCKIACLDEQGNLLHHEIIYPHPPRNQVRQATEALQRMINTYKIEAIAIGNGTASRESKEFVEKITTETTTTTSPSPSPLPHREGSDYRHLLEEKQQQFTDNTSPINSKTQSAGHTTPLPMGEGSGEGPVGPVGFASSLFIFLVSEDGASIYSASPVAREEFPDEDVTTRGAISIGRRLMDPLAELVKIDPKSIGVGQYQHDVDQSKLKHSLDQTVMSCVNQVGVNLNTASLHLLTYVSGLGPALARNIIDYRREHGAFTSRAQLKKVKRLGDTAYQQCAGFLRIPNAKNPLDNSAVHPESYHIVEQMAKDLKCTIKDLIGNKKLLAEIDVKRYLTFPPPLRKERGSAGNGSLKDGDKLKKSLPSCERLCAPLLSEGLGEVSLHDILTELEKPGRDPRGEVEVFEFDKNVHTLSDLIIGMELPGIVTNITNFGAFVDIGVHQDGLVHISQLSDRFVTDPTQVIRLHQHVRVRVVEVDMRRKRIALSMKNIKQ, encoded by the coding sequence ATGATTAGACAAACACCATACAGCAAGGAAAACGAACAAAAGAATAATAGCGAACACTCAGCAAATAGGGCTCTCCCCCTTTCGGGGGAGCCGGAGGGGGCTTCTGGTGCTTCCTTCATCTCCCACTCGCTTTCCCTTCCCCTCCAAAGCGTATCGGCAGTTCTCACCTTACTAAACGAGGGCTGTACGATTCCCTTCATCTCCCGCTATCGTAAGGAGCGGACAGGGGGGCTTGATGAGGTTCAGATAACTGATATCAGCGAACTTTATGACCGTTTGAAGGAACTCGGAAAACGTAAGGAGACCATACTCAAAACAATCCGCGAGCAAGAGAAACTCACACCAGAATTAGAAGCAAGAATCCACGCTTGTATGGATTCCACAGAGTTGGAAGATATCTACCTACCATATAAACCCAAACGCCGTACACGCGCGCAGATTGCCCGTGAACAAGGATTGGAGCCGTTAGCGTTGGCGATAATGAGAGAAGCCCAAAAACCTACAGCCCCCTCCGCCTCCTCCGAACCAACGGTCACTGACCGAAGGGAAGTAAAGGGGGGAGGAGCCCCACCCAACCTCCCCGAAAGGGGAGGAGTGCCTATGCGCACACGAGAGAATAAGGGCACTTTGAATCTTCCCCAACACCTCAGCAAAGAACTTGCAAACTTGTCTCTCCCCCTTTCGGGGGAGTCGGAGGGGGCTTTGGACATCATTGCCGAGATTGTCTCCGAGAACCAGCAAGCACGCAATACCGTCCGCACAGCTTACCAGCATGGGGCTGTCATCACATCAAAGGTCATCAAGAAGATGAAGGATACCGACGAGGCGCAGAAGTTCGCTGATTACTTCGATTTCTCCGAGCCTCTCCGCCGATGCAATAGCCATCGACTGCTCGCTATGCGTCGTGGCGAGGCACAGGGCGTGCTACGTGTAAGCATCACGATTGATGGCGAGGAATGTATCTCACGCCTCACTCGCCAATTCGTGCGTGGACACGGAGTTTGTCAGACCCTCGTCACTCAAGTCGTTGAAGACTCTTTCAAACGTCTTATCAATCCGAGCATTGAAAACGAATTTGCTGCCTTGAGCAAGGAGCGTGCCGACGAAGAAGCCATCAAAGTCTTTACCGAGAACCTCCGCCAGCTTCTCCTCTCTCCCCCACTCGGTCAGAAACGTGTCCTCGCCCTCGACCCCGGTTTTGCCAACGGATGTAAGATTGCTTGCCTTGACGAACAAGGTAACCTCCTTCATCATGAGATTATCTATCCACATCCACCACGTAATCAGGTAAGACAAGCCACGGAAGCCCTGCAAAGGATGATAAACACTTATAAGATTGAGGCAATCGCCATTGGCAATGGTACGGCAAGCAGGGAGAGTAAGGAGTTTGTGGAAAAAATAACGACCGAAACTACAACTACGACCAGCCCCTCCCCCTCACCCCTCCCCCATAGGGAGGGGAGTGATTACCGTCACTTGCTTGAAGAAAAACAACAGCAATTTACAGATAATACGTCTCCAATTAATAGCAAAACACAATCAGCAGGACATACTACTCCCCTCCCTATGGGGGAGGGGTCGGGGGAGGGGCCAGTTGGGCCAGTAGGGTTCGCGTCTTCCTTGTTCATCTTCCTTGTCTCTGAGGACGGTGCCTCCATCTATTCCGCCTCACCCGTGGCTCGCGAGGAGTTCCCCGATGAGGATGTAACCACACGCGGAGCCATATCTATCGGTAGACGACTTATGGACCCACTCGCTGAACTCGTGAAGATTGACCCGAAGAGCATCGGTGTTGGACAATATCAGCACGATGTCGACCAATCAAAACTTAAGCATTCACTCGACCAAACGGTGATGAGTTGTGTCAATCAGGTGGGAGTCAACCTCAACACGGCTTCCCTCCACTTACTCACCTACGTCAGCGGACTCGGTCCTGCCCTTGCCCGCAACATCATTGATTACCGACGTGAGCATGGTGCCTTTACCTCACGTGCCCAACTCAAGAAGGTGAAGCGTCTGGGTGATACTGCCTACCAGCAGTGTGCAGGCTTCCTCCGTATTCCCAATGCCAAGAACCCACTCGACAACTCCGCCGTTCATCCCGAGAGCTATCACATCGTTGAGCAAATGGCAAAGGACTTGAAATGTACGATAAAGGATCTCATTGGCAATAAGAAACTCTTGGCAGAAATTGATGTCAAGAGATACCTCACCTTCCCCCCCCCTCTCCGAAAGGAGAGGGGGAGTGCTGGAAACGGTTCGCTGAAAGATGGAGATAAATTAAAAAAGTCCTTACCCTCTTGTGAGCGCCTATGCGCTCCCCTCCTTTCGGAGGGGTTGGGGGAGGTTTCCCTCCACGACATCCTCACCGAGCTTGAGAAGCCTGGGCGCGATCCCCGTGGAGAGGTTGAAGTCTTCGAATTCGACAAGAATGTCCATACCCTCTCCGACCTCATCATAGGAATGGAACTCCCCGGTATCGTGACGAACATCACCAACTTCGGAGCCTTCGTCGACATCGGTGTTCATCAAGACGGACTCGTCCACATCTCTCAACTCTCCGACCGCTTCGTCACCGACCCCACACAAGTCATCCGCCTTCATCAGCACGTCCGCGTCCGTGTCGTTGAAGTCGATATGCGTCGCAAACGTATCGCATTGAGTATGAAGAATATAAAACAATAA
- a CDS encoding murein L,D-transpeptidase catalytic domain-containing protein encodes MKSKTQSKGGRGRFFFFFLLSLLILNFSIKGYWKIKPYSFQSYFKDVWEICHEKGYNEDYCILVDFSRPSGEDRMAIIDLKASSVLDTGPCAHGRGKGNSAWKPVFSNKEESRCSSLGAFKIAEKGYSATVGLRFALDGLDASNSNARRRNILIHSSRYVGIMHHLTSYLPLSDASWGCFTTSPAMLKKIEALCDKSKKPILLYAYE; translated from the coding sequence ATGAAAAGCAAAACACAATCAAAAGGGGGGAGAGGCCGCTTCTTCTTTTTCTTTCTTCTCTCTCTTCTAATCCTCAACTTTAGCATAAAGGGCTATTGGAAAATAAAACCCTATTCATTCCAAAGCTATTTCAAAGATGTATGGGAAATCTGTCACGAAAAGGGGTATAACGAAGACTATTGCATCCTCGTAGACTTTTCGCGCCCATCGGGTGAGGACCGAATGGCTATCATCGACCTAAAGGCTTCATCCGTGCTTGACACTGGTCCTTGCGCACACGGTAGAGGAAAGGGAAACAGTGCATGGAAACCTGTTTTCTCAAATAAGGAAGAAAGCAGATGCTCAAGTCTCGGAGCTTTCAAGATTGCAGAGAAAGGCTATTCCGCTACTGTCGGGTTGCGTTTTGCCCTTGATGGGTTGGATGCATCAAACAGCAATGCACGTCGAAGAAACATTCTCATCCATAGTTCCCGATACGTGGGCATTATGCACCATCTCACATCTTATCTCCCACTCTCCGATGCTTCGTGGGGATGCTTCACTACAAGCCCTGCTATGCTGAAGAAAATCGAAGCCCTTTGTGACAAGAGCAAGAAGCCTATCCTGCTTTATGCATACGAATAA
- a CDS encoding M3 family metallopeptidase: MKQNLKNVVLAAGLACTALTGQAQKARPKTTQTVSNSLMKQSTLPFNAPDFSRIKGEDYLPAIKAAIAEQRAEIKKITDNKQKPTFANTILAYERSGKDLERISNIFYALVSADKTPEIEKAQGSIVPLMTEFENEVKFNQKFFQRIKYVYDHEYKTLKGEDKKLLEVVYKDFTHAGALLPKEKMARMQEINKELAKLQQEFGDMLPKAANEATVWVSDVKELAGLSETDIAQCKKDAESRGGKAPYCIVITNTTQQPILASLENRGLRERVYNASIHRTDGTGAYNTFPVIVKIARLRAEKAQLMGYKNYASYSLSKTMAKNTDNVYAFLRQMIEAYKPKSETQTKAIEEYAQKTEGADFRLQPYDRFYYSAKMKKDQYSFSDDDVKPYFNLDSVLVNGIFYAAHRVYGLSFRERKDIPTYHKDMKVFDVIDADGKQLALFYCDYFRRPAKRGGAWMSAFLKQSGDRQQKPLIFNVCNYAKAPEGQPTLLTWDETQTMFHEFGHALHGMLSNCKYNTLSGTAVSRDFVEMPSQFNESFASIPEVFNNYARHYKTNEPMPDALREKMLGSLNFLSAYALGENLAATSVDLAWHCLSPSEVPTAEEAPAFEKKVLADMGLLNNQIPPRYSTSYFNHIWGGGYAAGYYSYLWSEVLAANIADYFEAHGALTRKVGDDFRQKILSRGNTRDLMQIFSDFTGLKAPDTKGLLKARGM; the protein is encoded by the coding sequence ATGAAACAGAATCTTAAAAATGTTGTGCTTGCCGCAGGACTTGCCTGCACAGCACTTACAGGTCAGGCACAGAAAGCAAGACCTAAGACCACACAGACGGTCAGCAATTCGCTTATGAAACAGAGTACGCTACCTTTCAACGCCCCTGATTTCAGCCGTATCAAGGGTGAAGACTATCTCCCTGCTATCAAAGCGGCTATCGCTGAGCAGAGAGCTGAGATAAAGAAGATTACAGACAATAAACAGAAACCTACCTTCGCCAATACCATCTTAGCTTACGAGCGGAGCGGAAAGGATCTGGAACGTATCTCAAACATCTTCTATGCGCTGGTATCGGCTGACAAGACACCTGAGATTGAGAAGGCGCAGGGAAGTATCGTACCACTGATGACGGAGTTTGAGAATGAGGTTAAGTTCAACCAGAAGTTCTTCCAACGTATCAAGTATGTCTATGACCATGAGTACAAGACGCTCAAGGGCGAGGATAAGAAGTTATTAGAGGTTGTCTACAAGGACTTTACGCACGCTGGTGCTCTCCTTCCAAAGGAGAAGATGGCACGTATGCAGGAGATTAACAAGGAATTGGCAAAGCTTCAGCAGGAGTTTGGCGATATGCTTCCTAAGGCTGCCAATGAGGCTACCGTATGGGTCAGTGACGTAAAGGAATTAGCAGGACTCAGCGAGACGGATATCGCTCAGTGCAAGAAAGATGCTGAGAGCCGTGGAGGGAAGGCACCTTACTGTATCGTGATTACGAATACCACTCAGCAGCCTATCCTTGCAAGTCTTGAAAACCGTGGCTTACGTGAGCGTGTCTACAACGCTTCTATTCATCGTACAGACGGCACAGGTGCTTACAACACCTTCCCTGTCATCGTGAAGATAGCTCGCTTGCGTGCGGAGAAGGCTCAGCTAATGGGTTACAAGAACTATGCTTCTTACTCGCTTTCAAAGACGATGGCAAAGAATACGGATAACGTCTATGCCTTCTTGCGTCAGATGATTGAGGCTTACAAACCTAAGTCGGAGACTCAGACAAAGGCTATCGAGGAGTATGCTCAGAAGACGGAGGGTGCTGACTTCCGCCTCCAGCCTTACGACCGCTTCTATTATTCGGCTAAGATGAAGAAGGATCAGTATAGTTTCTCAGATGATGACGTGAAGCCTTACTTCAATCTTGATTCCGTACTCGTGAACGGTATCTTCTATGCGGCTCATCGTGTCTACGGACTTAGCTTCCGCGAGCGTAAGGATATCCCTACTTATCACAAGGATATGAAGGTGTTTGACGTGATAGATGCTGACGGCAAGCAGTTGGCACTGTTCTACTGTGATTACTTCCGCCGTCCAGCAAAGCGTGGTGGTGCTTGGATGAGTGCTTTCCTCAAGCAGAGTGGCGACCGTCAGCAGAAACCGCTGATTTTCAACGTTTGTAACTATGCCAAGGCTCCTGAAGGTCAACCAACGCTCCTTACTTGGGATGAGACTCAGACGATGTTCCACGAGTTCGGACACGCCCTGCACGGTATGCTTTCTAACTGTAAGTATAACACACTGAGCGGTACTGCAGTATCACGTGACTTCGTGGAGATGCCTTCACAGTTCAATGAGTCGTTCGCAAGCATACCAGAGGTGTTCAATAACTATGCACGCCATTACAAGACCAACGAACCGATGCCAGATGCCCTGCGTGAGAAGATGTTGGGTTCGCTCAACTTCCTTTCGGCTTACGCATTAGGCGAGAACCTTGCTGCTACCTCTGTGGATTTAGCTTGGCATTGCCTCTCACCTTCTGAGGTTCCAACAGCTGAAGAGGCACCAGCCTTCGAGAAGAAGGTATTGGCTGATATGGGGCTGTTGAACAATCAGATTCCTCCACGCTACTCTACTTCTTACTTCAACCACATTTGGGGTGGTGGATATGCAGCTGGATATTACAGCTATCTGTGGAGTGAGGTATTAGCCGCAAACATTGCTGATTACTTCGAGGCTCATGGTGCACTGACACGTAAGGTGGGTGATGACTTCCGCCAGAAGATTCTCTCACGTGGTAATACACGCGACTTGATGCAGATTTTCTCTGACTTCACTGGCCTCAAAGCTCCTGATACAAAGGGATTGCTGAAGGCGAGGGGGATGTAA
- a CDS encoding iron ABC transporter permease, producing MKRNILLFICLPTSILLLFGLNLTTGSVQIPFADVLDILCGRFTGKESWEYIILENRLPQTLTAILCGASLSVCGLMLQTAFRNPLAGPDVFGISSGAGLGVALVMLLLGGTVSTSIFTVSGFLAILTAAFVGAIAVTALILFLSTLVRNSVLLLIVGIMVGYVSSSAVSLLNFFASEEGVKSYMVWGMGNFGAVSMNHIPLFSILCLIGIIASFLLVKPLNILLLGPQYAESLGISTRQIRNILLVVVGLLTAITTAFCGPISFIGLAIPHIARLLFRTENHQILLPGTVLSGAVIALLCNFICYLPGESGIIPLNAVTPLIGAPVIIYVIIQRR from the coding sequence ATGAAACGGAATATTCTTCTTTTTATATGCTTACCAACAAGTATCCTACTTCTATTTGGATTGAACCTTACAACAGGTTCTGTTCAGATACCCTTTGCTGATGTATTGGATATTCTGTGTGGTCGTTTTACAGGAAAGGAAAGCTGGGAATATATTATTTTAGAGAACCGACTCCCTCAAACACTCACTGCCATACTTTGTGGAGCATCGTTGTCAGTTTGTGGTTTAATGCTTCAAACAGCCTTTCGCAATCCTTTAGCAGGTCCAGATGTATTTGGTATCAGTTCTGGTGCAGGCTTAGGTGTTGCCTTGGTGATGCTATTATTGGGTGGAACTGTCTCTACTTCTATCTTTACTGTTTCAGGCTTTCTTGCCATTCTTACCGCAGCTTTCGTTGGAGCAATTGCTGTAACAGCACTCATCTTGTTCCTTTCCACTTTAGTGCGCAACAGTGTTTTATTACTGATAGTGGGTATCATGGTGGGATATGTTTCCTCTTCTGCTGTTTCTCTTTTGAATTTCTTTGCATCAGAAGAAGGTGTAAAAAGTTATATGGTATGGGGAATGGGCAATTTTGGAGCTGTATCAATGAATCATATCCCTCTGTTTTCTATTCTTTGTTTAATAGGTATTATTGCATCATTTCTATTGGTAAAGCCACTGAACATCCTACTCTTAGGACCACAATATGCAGAGAGTTTAGGGATTAGCACACGCCAGATTCGCAATATACTATTAGTAGTCGTAGGTCTGCTAACAGCCATCACAACCGCTTTCTGTGGTCCTATTTCATTTATCGGATTAGCTATTCCACATATAGCCCGCCTCTTATTCCGTACTGAGAATCATCAGATACTTCTTCCAGGAACAGTGTTGAGCGGTGCTGTAATCGCTTTGCTTTGCAACTTTATTTGTTATCTTCCTGGCGAATCAGGTATAATCCCACTTAATGCTGTCACCCCACTCATCGGTGCCCCCGTTATCATTTACGTAATTATTCAGCGTAGGTAA
- a CDS encoding ABC transporter substrate-binding protein: protein MRQLLVFTLSVLLFLSCGNHQKQVADKSDKEEKGDKIELQYARNITIERTKDYVIVRLLNPWKAGTVLHTYYLVERGKDVNVPDDGTKVVIPLRKSVIFTTAHANLVEMLHAQKAIAGVADLKYMIIPDIQKRARIRDGIVDCGDAMKPDVEQIIDLNADAILLSPFENNGGYGRLEQIGVPIIECADYMERSALGRAEWMKFYGILFGREQEADSLFAVVKQNYKSLSQKASQSKITRSVLPDRKVGAVWYLPGGESSVGLLYKDAHGCYAYSNDKHSGSLAMPFETILDKFAQSDFWILSYNGNFNRRVLLAEYQGYAKLKPYHTKEIYGCKVDSKPYFEEVSWRPDWLLSDLIQLFHPDLKIAPLRYYQKLED, encoded by the coding sequence ATGCGGCAATTATTAGTATTTACCCTCTCCGTTTTATTGTTTTTATCGTGTGGTAATCATCAAAAGCAAGTGGCTGATAAAAGCGATAAAGAAGAGAAAGGAGACAAAATAGAACTACAGTATGCTCGAAATATTACAATCGAACGTACGAAAGATTATGTAATTGTACGTTTGTTGAATCCTTGGAAAGCGGGAACCGTTCTACATACTTACTACCTTGTTGAACGCGGAAAGGATGTAAACGTTCCTGACGACGGAACAAAAGTGGTCATTCCCCTTCGCAAGAGTGTTATCTTCACGACAGCCCATGCAAACCTTGTTGAGATGCTTCATGCACAGAAAGCGATTGCTGGTGTTGCTGATTTGAAGTATATGATTATCCCTGATATTCAAAAACGTGCAAGAATAAGGGACGGTATTGTAGACTGTGGTGATGCGATGAAGCCTGATGTAGAGCAAATTATAGATCTAAATGCAGATGCAATACTACTTTCTCCCTTTGAAAACAATGGTGGTTATGGTCGTTTAGAACAGATAGGAGTACCCATCATTGAATGTGCCGACTACATGGAACGTTCTGCTTTAGGGCGTGCTGAATGGATGAAGTTTTATGGTATTCTCTTTGGGCGGGAGCAAGAAGCCGACTCCTTATTTGCTGTTGTTAAACAAAACTATAAGTCTTTAAGCCAAAAGGCAAGTCAAAGTAAGATTACTCGCAGTGTCTTACCTGACAGAAAAGTGGGTGCAGTGTGGTATCTACCAGGTGGCGAGAGCAGTGTGGGTTTACTATATAAAGATGCACATGGATGCTATGCTTATTCAAATGATAAGCATAGTGGAAGTCTTGCGATGCCTTTTGAAACGATTCTGGATAAGTTCGCACAAAGTGATTTTTGGATATTAAGTTATAATGGTAATTTCAATCGCCGAGTCTTATTGGCAGAATATCAAGGTTACGCAAAGCTAAAACCTTATCATACGAAGGAAATATATGGCTGTAAGGTAGATAGTAAACCCTACTTTGAGGAGGTCAGCTGGCGTCCCGATTGGTTGCTCTCAGACTTGATTCAACTTTTCCATCCCGACTTGAAGATTGCCCCACTGCGTTACTATCAGAAGTTAGAAGATTAA